A window of the Acidovorax sp. YS12 genome harbors these coding sequences:
- the ftsA gene encoding cell division protein FtsA translates to MAREYKDVVVGLDIGTAKVMAVVAEVLPGGELKLAGLGVAPSNGLKRGVVVNIDATVQSIQQALKEAELMADCKIQRVYTGITGSHIRGQNSRGMVAIKDKEVTATDVARVVETAKAINISSDQRLLLVEPQEFVIDGQDVKEPIGMSGIRLEANIHIVTGAQSAAENIIKCVRRCGLEVEQLMLNPLASSQAVLTDDERELGVAVVDIGAGTTDVAIFTGGAIRHTAVIPAAGDLITSDIAMALRTPTKDAEDIKVESGYAKQLLADPEAQVEVPGLGDRGPRLLSRQVLAGVIEPRVEEIFSLVHQAIRDSGYEEVLSSGIVLTGGSSVMPGMVELGEDIFLKPVRRGIPKYSSALADMVAQPRAATVMGQLEEARQARLRGFKVAAKSGSMKTAFGRFKDFIVGNF, encoded by the coding sequence ATGGCAAGAGAATACAAAGACGTGGTCGTAGGGCTGGACATCGGCACCGCCAAGGTCATGGCCGTGGTCGCCGAGGTGCTGCCCGGCGGCGAGCTGAAGCTCGCGGGCCTGGGCGTGGCGCCGAGCAACGGCCTCAAGCGCGGCGTGGTCGTGAACATCGACGCCACGGTGCAGAGCATCCAGCAGGCGCTGAAAGAGGCCGAGCTGATGGCCGACTGCAAGATCCAGCGCGTCTACACCGGCATCACCGGCAGCCACATCCGCGGCCAGAACTCGCGCGGCATGGTGGCCATCAAGGACAAGGAAGTCACCGCCACCGACGTGGCACGCGTGGTGGAGACGGCCAAGGCCATCAACATCTCCAGCGACCAGCGCCTGCTGCTGGTGGAGCCGCAGGAGTTCGTGATCGACGGGCAGGACGTGAAGGAGCCCATCGGCATGAGCGGCATCCGCCTGGAGGCCAACATCCACATCGTCACCGGCGCGCAGAGCGCGGCCGAGAACATCATCAAGTGCGTGCGCCGCTGCGGCCTGGAGGTGGAGCAGTTGATGCTCAACCCGCTGGCCAGCAGCCAGGCCGTGCTCACCGACGACGAGCGCGAGCTCGGCGTGGCCGTGGTGGACATCGGCGCGGGCACGACCGACGTGGCCATCTTCACCGGCGGCGCGATCCGCCACACGGCGGTGATCCCGGCGGCGGGCGACCTGATCACCAGCGACATCGCCATGGCGCTGCGCACTCCGACCAAGGATGCCGAGGACATCAAGGTGGAAAGCGGCTACGCCAAGCAGCTGCTGGCCGACCCCGAGGCCCAGGTGGAGGTGCCCGGCCTGGGCGACCGCGGCCCGCGCCTGCTCAGCCGCCAGGTGCTGGCGGGCGTGATCGAGCCGCGCGTGGAGGAGATCTTCTCGCTCGTGCACCAGGCCATCCGCGACTCGGGCTACGAGGAAGTGCTGTCCTCGGGCATCGTGCTCACGGGCGGCAGCTCGGTCATGCCGGGCATGGTGGAGCTGGGCGAGGACATCTTCCTCAAGCCCGTGCGCCGCGGCATCCCGAAGTATTCGAGCGCGCTGGCCGACATGGTGGCGCAGCCACGCGCGGCCACCGTCATGGGCCAGCTCGAGGAGGCGCGCCAGGCGCGCCTGCGCGGCTTCAAGGTGGCGGCCAAGAGCGGGTCGATGAAGACCGCGTTCGGCCGCTTCAAGGACTTCATCGTGGGGAACTTCTGA
- the murG gene encoding undecaprenyldiphospho-muramoylpentapeptide beta-N-acetylglucosaminyltransferase, with amino-acid sequence MSQKTALIMAGGTGGHIFPGLAVAQALRARGWRVHWLGTPGSMESRIVPPQGFAFEAIDFSGVRGKGLATLALLPLRLLRAFWQALAVVRRVRPDVVLGMGGYVTFPGGMMAVLAGKPLVLHEQNSVAGMANKVLAGVADRIFTAFPGVLKKGQWVGNPLREAFLAQPAPAARFAGRSGPLRLLVVGGSLGAKALNEIVPQALALMPEAARPQVTHQSGAAQIDALRAHYAAAGVQADLTPFIDDTASAFAQADVVVCRAGASTVTELAAVGAAAVFVPFPAAVDDHQTTNAQFLVQAGGGWLVQQRDLTPGGLAQMLQNMERPALVQRAQNAKNMQKTEATAAVVAACEELAT; translated from the coding sequence ATGAGCCAGAAAACCGCGCTCATCATGGCCGGCGGCACCGGCGGCCATATCTTCCCCGGCCTGGCCGTGGCGCAGGCGCTGCGCGCGCGCGGCTGGCGCGTGCACTGGCTGGGCACGCCCGGCAGCATGGAGTCGCGCATCGTGCCGCCGCAGGGCTTCGCGTTCGAGGCCATCGACTTCTCCGGCGTGCGCGGCAAGGGGCTGGCCACGCTGGCGCTGCTGCCGCTGCGGCTGCTGCGCGCCTTCTGGCAGGCGCTGGCCGTGGTGCGCCGCGTGCGCCCCGACGTGGTGCTGGGCATGGGCGGCTACGTCACCTTCCCCGGCGGCATGATGGCCGTGCTGGCGGGCAAGCCGCTGGTGCTGCATGAGCAGAACTCCGTCGCCGGCATGGCGAACAAGGTGCTGGCGGGCGTGGCCGACCGCATCTTCACCGCCTTCCCCGGCGTGCTGAAAAAAGGCCAGTGGGTCGGCAACCCGCTGCGCGAGGCCTTCCTGGCGCAGCCCGCGCCGGCCGCGCGCTTCGCCGGGCGCAGCGGGCCGCTGCGCCTGCTGGTGGTGGGCGGCAGCCTGGGCGCCAAGGCGCTGAACGAGATCGTGCCGCAGGCGCTGGCGCTGATGCCCGAGGCCGCGCGCCCGCAGGTCACGCACCAGAGCGGCGCCGCGCAGATCGACGCGTTGCGCGCCCATTACGCCGCCGCCGGCGTGCAGGCCGACCTGACGCCGTTCATCGACGACACCGCCAGCGCCTTCGCGCAGGCCGACGTGGTGGTCTGCCGCGCGGGCGCCAGCACCGTGACCGAGCTGGCCGCCGTGGGCGCGGCGGCGGTGTTCGTGCCCTTCCCGGCGGCGGTGGACGACCACCAGACCACCAATGCCCAGTTCCTGGTGCAGGCAGGCGGCGGCTGGCTTGTGCAGCAGCGCGACCTGACGCCTGGCGGACTGGCCCAGATGCTACAAAACATGGAGCGCCCCGCGCTTGTCCAGCGGGCGCAAAACGCCAAAAACATGCAAAAAACCGAAGCCACCGCCGCGGTGGTCGCGGCCTGCGAGGAGCTGGCCACATGA
- a CDS encoding FtsQ-type POTRA domain-containing protein — translation MNAPLPAPLDVRLMNWTASALFVCCAALVLAAGARWLLGRPAFAIHRIVVQGDLVHNNAVGLRPMVMPSLAGNFFTVDLEAVRAAFEQAPWVRSAQVRREFPSGLRVVLREHDAVALWGAESESKLLNGDGEVFEAEADDEEQDSLPRLQGPQGQAGEVLAMYRRLAPVFEPLGLELDELQLSGRGGWRALLDSGAAVELGGGTPEAVVARTQRFARTLAQVAQQYRRRPEALESADLRHEGGYAVRLRGVTTVSDEQAAKKVR, via the coding sequence ATGAACGCTCCGCTGCCCGCACCGCTGGACGTCAGGCTCATGAACTGGACCGCCTCGGCCCTGTTCGTGTGCTGCGCCGCGCTCGTGCTGGCAGCGGGCGCGCGCTGGCTGCTGGGGCGCCCGGCATTCGCCATCCACCGCATCGTGGTGCAGGGCGACCTGGTGCACAACAACGCGGTCGGCCTGCGCCCCATGGTCATGCCCAGCCTGGCGGGCAACTTCTTCACGGTGGATCTGGAGGCCGTGCGCGCGGCCTTCGAGCAGGCTCCCTGGGTGCGCAGCGCCCAGGTGCGGCGCGAATTCCCCAGCGGCCTGCGCGTGGTGCTGCGCGAGCACGACGCCGTGGCCCTGTGGGGCGCCGAGTCGGAATCCAAGCTGCTCAACGGCGATGGCGAGGTCTTCGAGGCCGAGGCCGACGACGAAGAGCAGGACAGCCTGCCGCGCCTGCAGGGGCCGCAGGGCCAGGCGGGCGAGGTGCTGGCCATGTACCGCCGGCTGGCGCCGGTGTTCGAGCCGCTGGGGCTGGAGCTGGACGAGTTGCAGCTTTCCGGGCGCGGCGGCTGGCGCGCGCTGCTCGACAGCGGCGCGGCGGTGGAGCTGGGCGGCGGCACGCCCGAGGCCGTGGTGGCGCGCACGCAGCGCTTCGCGCGCACGCTGGCGCAGGTGGCGCAGCAGTACCGGCGCAGGCCGGAGGCGCTGGAGTCGGCCGACCTGCGCCACGAGGGCGGCTACGCCGTGCGTCTGCGCGGCGTGACCACGGTGAGCGACGAACAGGCAGCGAAAAAGGTGCGCTGA
- a CDS encoding D-alanine--D-alanine ligase, with protein sequence MSQFDPQSDTGFNAAALGKVAVLMGGDSSEREVSLMSGGGVLQALRARGVDAHAFDPAHASLADLKTHGYTRCFIALHGRHGEDGTVQGALELLGIPYTGSGVMASSIAMDKIMTKRIWRFEGLPTPDWRLVASAAETAQALAALGAPMIVKPSREGSTIGLTKVTSPGQCEQAYRLAAQHDPEVLCEQFIDGDETTCPVLGQGAGAAALPVIRIVAPEGNYDYQNKYFTDVTQYHCPSGLPEAEERAIQRLVERAYRTLGCRGWARADIMVRASDRQPFLLEINTSPGMTGHSLVPMSARAAGTSYEELCLRILASASLDALQNTADTALGGA encoded by the coding sequence ATGAGCCAATTTGATCCTCAATCCGACACCGGATTCAACGCCGCGGCCCTGGGCAAGGTGGCCGTGCTCATGGGCGGCGATTCGTCCGAGCGCGAGGTGTCGCTGATGTCCGGCGGCGGCGTGCTGCAGGCGCTGCGCGCGCGCGGCGTGGATGCGCACGCCTTCGACCCGGCGCACGCCAGCCTGGCCGACCTCAAGACCCATGGCTACACGCGCTGCTTCATCGCGCTGCACGGCCGCCATGGCGAGGACGGGACGGTGCAGGGCGCGCTGGAGCTGCTCGGCATTCCCTACACCGGCTCGGGTGTGATGGCGTCGAGCATCGCCATGGACAAGATCATGACCAAGCGCATCTGGCGCTTCGAGGGCCTGCCGACGCCGGACTGGCGCCTCGTCGCCAGCGCCGCCGAAACCGCGCAGGCCCTGGCCGCGCTGGGTGCGCCGATGATCGTCAAGCCTTCGCGCGAAGGCTCCACCATCGGGCTGACCAAGGTCACCTCGCCCGGCCAGTGCGAGCAGGCCTACCGCCTGGCCGCGCAGCACGACCCCGAGGTGCTGTGCGAGCAGTTCATCGACGGCGACGAGACCACCTGCCCGGTGCTCGGCCAGGGCGCCGGCGCTGCGGCGCTGCCGGTGATCCGCATCGTCGCGCCCGAGGGCAACTACGACTACCAGAACAAGTACTTCACCGACGTGACGCAGTACCACTGCCCGAGCGGCCTGCCCGAGGCCGAGGAGCGCGCCATCCAGCGCCTGGTCGAGCGCGCCTACCGCACGCTGGGCTGCCGCGGCTGGGCGCGCGCCGACATCATGGTGCGCGCCAGCGACCGCCAGCCCTTCCTGCTGGAGATCAACACCTCGCCCGGCATGACCGGGCATTCGCTCGTGCCCATGTCGGCGCGCGCGGCGGGCACCAGCTACGAAGAGCTGTGCCTGCGCATCCTCGCCAGCGCCTCGCTCGACGCGCTGCAGAACACCGCCGACACGGCCCTGGGAGGCGCATGA
- the ftsZ gene encoding cell division protein FtsZ, which yields MTIEMIESEEFNQGTQIKVIGVGGGGGNAVEHMIARAVQGVEFVCANTDAQALTRSTAHRHIQLGGSGLGAGSKPEKAREAAESAEAEIRQAIQGAHMLFITAGMGGGTGTGAAPVIARIAKDMGILTVGVVTKPFEWEGSRRMKNADDGLSELESNVDSLIVVLNEKLIEVLGNDITQEEAFAHANDVLKNAVGGIAEIINDYGLVNVDFEDVRTVMGEPGRAMMGTATASGPDRARIAAEQAIACPLLEGIDLSGAKGVLVLVTAAKGSLKMAESGQAMSTINAYAAPDAHVIYGAAYDDTLGDEIRVTVVATGLSRPNVRRQPMQVVQGALRTGTDNIPYPMPMAGGAGPALGGAGGVAGADYGSMAVPSVWRNNRTQAAARVDALSSGGMDDLEIPAFLRKQAD from the coding sequence ATGACCATCGAAATGATCGAGTCCGAAGAGTTCAACCAGGGCACGCAGATCAAGGTGATCGGTGTCGGCGGCGGCGGCGGCAACGCCGTCGAGCACATGATCGCGCGCGCCGTGCAGGGCGTGGAATTCGTCTGCGCCAACACCGACGCGCAGGCCCTCACGCGCAGCACGGCGCACCGCCACATCCAGCTCGGCGGCAGCGGCCTGGGCGCGGGCAGCAAGCCCGAGAAAGCGCGCGAGGCCGCCGAGAGCGCCGAGGCCGAGATCCGCCAGGCCATCCAGGGCGCGCACATGCTGTTCATCACCGCCGGCATGGGCGGCGGCACGGGCACGGGCGCCGCGCCGGTGATCGCGCGCATCGCCAAGGACATGGGCATCCTCACCGTGGGCGTGGTCACCAAGCCCTTCGAGTGGGAAGGCAGCCGCCGCATGAAGAATGCCGACGACGGCCTGTCCGAGCTGGAGAGCAACGTCGATTCGCTGATCGTCGTGCTCAACGAGAAGCTCATCGAGGTGCTCGGCAACGACATCACGCAGGAGGAAGCCTTCGCCCATGCCAACGACGTGCTGAAGAACGCCGTGGGCGGGATCGCCGAGATCATCAACGACTACGGCCTGGTGAACGTCGACTTCGAGGACGTGCGCACCGTGATGGGCGAGCCCGGCCGCGCCATGATGGGCACGGCCACGGCCAGCGGCCCGGACCGCGCGCGCATCGCCGCCGAGCAGGCCATCGCCTGCCCGCTGCTCGAAGGCATCGACCTCTCGGGCGCCAAGGGTGTGCTGGTGCTGGTTACGGCCGCCAAGGGCAGCCTGAAGATGGCCGAGTCGGGCCAGGCCATGAGCACCATCAACGCCTATGCCGCGCCCGATGCGCACGTCATCTACGGCGCGGCCTACGACGACACCCTGGGCGACGAGATCCGCGTCACGGTGGTGGCCACCGGCCTGTCGCGCCCCAACGTGCGCCGCCAGCCCATGCAGGTGGTGCAGGGCGCGCTGCGCACCGGCACCGACAACATCCCGTACCCGATGCCCATGGCCGGTGGCGCGGGCCCGGCGCTGGGCGGCGCGGGCGGCGTGGCGGGCGCCGATTACGGCAGCATGGCCGTGCCCAGCGTGTGGCGCAACAACCGCACGCAGGCGGCGGCGCGCGTGGACGCGCTGTCCTCGGGCGGCATGGACGACCTGGAAATCCCGGCGTTCCTGCGCAAGCAGGCCGATTAG
- a CDS encoding UDP-N-acetylmuramate--L-alanine ligase, which yields MKHAIRHIHFVGLGGAGMSGIAEVLHNLGYQVSGSDLSDSATLRRLQGLGIATHVGHDAAHVQGADAVVTSTAVQGDNPEVLAARARKIPVVPRALMLAELMRLRQGVAIAGTHGKTTTTSLVTSVLAEAGLDPTFVIGGRLNSAGANARLGQGEYIVVEADESDASFLNLLPVMAVVTNIDADHMETYGHDFGRLKQAFVDFLHRMPFYGAAILCVDNPGVREILADVARPVTSYGFGEDAQVRAVNVRADAGRMRFTVQRRNGVTLPDLEVVLNLAGEHNVLNALAAIAVAVELGISDDAVLRALAGFTGVGRRFQRYGDQPARAENGGGHYQLIEDYGHHPVEMAATLAAARGAFPGRRLVLAFQPHRYSRTRDCFEDFVKVLGQADVVLLTEVYAAGEAPIVAADGRSLARALRVAGRVEPVFIDDVAELPRAIVQSARAGDVVLCMGAGSIGAVPGKVAELLQNSELLAQDGKAL from the coding sequence ATGAAACACGCCATCCGCCACATCCACTTCGTCGGCCTGGGCGGCGCCGGCATGAGCGGCATTGCCGAGGTGCTGCACAACCTGGGCTACCAGGTGTCGGGCTCCGACCTGTCGGACAGCGCCACGCTGCGCCGCCTGCAGGGCCTGGGCATCGCCACCCACGTGGGCCACGACGCCGCCCACGTGCAGGGGGCCGATGCCGTGGTCACCTCCACGGCGGTGCAGGGCGACAACCCCGAGGTGCTGGCCGCGCGCGCGCGCAAGATTCCCGTGGTGCCGCGCGCGCTCATGCTGGCCGAGCTGATGCGCCTGCGCCAGGGCGTGGCCATCGCCGGCACGCACGGCAAGACGACGACCACCAGCCTGGTCACCAGCGTGCTGGCCGAGGCCGGGCTGGACCCCACTTTCGTCATCGGCGGGCGCCTGAACAGCGCCGGCGCCAACGCGCGGCTGGGGCAGGGCGAGTACATCGTGGTCGAGGCCGACGAGTCCGACGCCTCGTTCCTCAACCTGCTGCCGGTGATGGCCGTGGTCACCAACATCGACGCCGACCACATGGAGACCTACGGCCACGACTTCGGCCGGCTCAAGCAGGCGTTCGTGGACTTCCTGCACCGCATGCCGTTCTACGGCGCGGCCATCCTGTGCGTGGACAACCCGGGCGTGCGCGAGATCCTGGCCGACGTGGCGCGCCCCGTCACCAGCTACGGCTTCGGCGAGGACGCGCAGGTGCGCGCCGTCAACGTGCGTGCCGACGCCGGGCGCATGCGCTTCACCGTGCAGCGGCGCAACGGCGTGACCCTGCCCGACCTGGAGGTGGTGCTGAACCTGGCGGGCGAGCACAACGTGCTCAACGCGCTCGCGGCCATCGCCGTGGCGGTGGAGCTGGGCATTTCCGACGATGCGGTGCTGCGCGCGCTGGCCGGCTTCACCGGCGTGGGGCGGCGCTTTCAGCGCTACGGCGACCAGCCGGCGCGGGCGGAAAACGGCGGCGGCCACTACCAGCTCATCGAGGACTACGGCCACCACCCGGTGGAGATGGCCGCCACGCTGGCGGCGGCGCGCGGCGCTTTCCCCGGGCGGCGCCTGGTGCTGGCGTTCCAGCCGCACCGCTACAGCCGCACGCGCGACTGCTTCGAGGATTTCGTCAAGGTGCTGGGCCAGGCCGACGTGGTGCTGCTGACCGAGGTCTACGCGGCGGGCGAGGCGCCCATCGTCGCCGCCGACGGGCGCTCGCTGGCGCGCGCGCTGCGCGTGGCGGGCCGCGTCGAGCCCGTGTTCATCGACGACGTGGCCGAGCTGCCGCGCGCCATCGTGCAAAGCGCGCGCGCGGGCGACGTGGTGCTGTGCATGGGCGCGGGCTCGATCGGCGCGGTGCCTGGGAAGGTGGCCGAACTGCTACAGAATAGTGAGCTGCTGGCGCAGGATGGGAAAGCGTTATGA
- the ftsW gene encoding putative lipid II flippase FtsW: MTTTATPGLLQRIGAWFGALPAKAADRLPVRVGGMEYRQTTATPAHVLGFDQALVWVVVALLAWGLVMVYSASIAMPDNPRFGKIAPLHFLVRHVLALAMGFVAALLAFQVSMKTWERVAPWLFVASILLLILVLIPHVGTAVNGARRWLSLGVMNFQPSELAKFAVLVYAADYMVRKMDVKENFFRAVLPMGAAVAIVGALLLAEPDMGAFMVIAVIAMGILFLGGVNMRMFVLIGTVLVSAFALIVMTSPWRRERIFAYLDPFSEAHALGKGYQLSHSLIAIGRGEVFGVGLGGSVEKLHWLPEAHTDFLLAVIGEEFGLVGVLALIVLFLWLTRRIMQIGRQAIALDRVFSGLVAQGVAVWLGFQAFINMGVNLGALPTKGLTLPLMSFGGSAILMNLIALAVVLRVDYENKLLMRGGHV, encoded by the coding sequence GTGACCACCACCGCCACCCCCGGCCTGCTGCAGCGCATCGGCGCCTGGTTCGGCGCGCTGCCCGCCAAGGCCGCCGACCGCCTGCCGGTGCGCGTGGGCGGCATGGAATACCGCCAGACCACGGCCACGCCCGCGCACGTGCTGGGCTTCGACCAGGCGCTGGTCTGGGTGGTGGTGGCGCTGCTGGCCTGGGGGCTGGTGATGGTGTACTCGGCCTCCATCGCCATGCCGGACAACCCGCGCTTCGGCAAGATCGCGCCGCTGCACTTCCTGGTGCGCCACGTGCTGGCGCTGGCCATGGGCTTCGTCGCAGCGCTGCTGGCGTTCCAGGTGTCGATGAAGACCTGGGAGCGCGTTGCGCCCTGGCTGTTCGTCGCCTCCATCCTGCTGCTCATCCTGGTGCTGATCCCGCACGTCGGCACGGCGGTGAATGGCGCGCGGCGCTGGCTGTCGCTCGGGGTGATGAACTTCCAGCCCTCGGAGCTGGCCAAGTTCGCCGTGCTCGTCTACGCCGCCGACTACATGGTGCGCAAGATGGACGTGAAGGAAAACTTCTTCCGCGCCGTGCTGCCCATGGGCGCGGCGGTGGCCATCGTCGGCGCGCTGCTGCTGGCCGAGCCCGACATGGGCGCGTTCATGGTGATCGCCGTCATCGCCATGGGCATCCTGTTCCTCGGCGGGGTGAACATGCGCATGTTCGTCCTCATCGGCACGGTGCTGGTGAGCGCCTTTGCGCTCATCGTCATGACCAGCCCGTGGCGGCGCGAGCGCATCTTCGCCTACCTCGACCCGTTCAGCGAGGCGCACGCGCTGGGCAAGGGCTACCAGCTCTCGCACTCGCTCATCGCCATCGGGCGCGGCGAGGTTTTCGGCGTCGGCCTGGGCGGCAGCGTGGAAAAGCTGCACTGGCTGCCCGAGGCGCATACCGACTTCCTGCTCGCGGTGATCGGCGAGGAGTTCGGCCTGGTGGGCGTGCTCGCGCTCATCGTGCTGTTCCTGTGGCTCACGCGGCGCATCATGCAGATCGGCCGCCAGGCCATCGCGCTGGACCGCGTGTTCTCCGGCCTCGTGGCGCAGGGCGTGGCGGTGTGGCTGGGCTTCCAGGCCTTCATCAACATGGGCGTGAACCTTGGGGCGCTGCCCACCAAGGGGCTGACGCTGCCGCTCATGAGCTTCGGCGGCTCGGCCATCCTGATGAACCTGATCGCGCTGGCGGTGGTGCTGCGCGTGGATTACGAAAACAAGCTGCTCATGCGTGGAGGCCACGTATGA
- a CDS encoding UDP-3-O-acyl-N-acetylglucosamine deacetylase: MLQQRTIKTLTRAVGVGLHSGQRVELTLRPAQPDTGIVFRRVDLPEPVDIPISATAVVDTRMASTIGAGGAKVHTVEHIMSACAGLGLDNLYIDITAEEVPILDGSSASFVFLLQSAGVELQKAPKRFIRVIRPVEVREGEGAQLKWARLEPYHGYKLRFEIDFAHPAVDSTGQCVEFDLGHGNYARDIARARTFGFTRDVEMLRANGLALGGGLDNAIVMDDYKVLNSDGLRYDAEFARHKILDAMGDLYLVGKPLLAAYSAFRSGHAMNNQLLRALLAQPDAWEITSFDSERQAPAGFAQPVGAW, translated from the coding sequence ATGCTCCAGCAACGCACCATCAAGACCCTGACCCGCGCCGTGGGCGTGGGCCTGCACAGCGGCCAGCGGGTCGAGCTGACCCTGCGGCCGGCCCAGCCCGATACGGGCATCGTCTTTCGCCGCGTGGACTTGCCGGAGCCGGTGGACATTCCCATCAGCGCCACGGCGGTGGTCGATACGCGCATGGCCTCGACCATCGGCGCGGGCGGCGCCAAGGTGCACACGGTGGAGCACATCATGTCGGCCTGCGCGGGCCTGGGGCTGGACAACCTCTACATCGACATCACCGCCGAGGAGGTGCCGATCCTCGACGGCTCGTCGGCTTCGTTCGTGTTCCTGCTGCAAAGCGCGGGCGTGGAATTGCAGAAGGCACCCAAGCGCTTCATTCGCGTGATCCGGCCCGTCGAGGTGCGTGAGGGCGAGGGTGCGCAGCTGAAGTGGGCGCGGCTCGAGCCATACCACGGCTACAAGCTGCGCTTCGAGATCGACTTTGCCCATCCGGCGGTGGATTCCACCGGCCAGTGCGTGGAGTTCGACCTGGGCCATGGCAACTACGCGCGCGACATCGCGCGCGCGCGCACTTTCGGCTTCACGCGCGACGTGGAGATGCTGCGCGCCAACGGCCTGGCGCTGGGCGGCGGGCTGGACAATGCCATCGTCATGGACGACTACAAGGTGCTCAACAGCGATGGCCTGCGCTACGACGCCGAGTTCGCGCGCCACAAGATCCTCGACGCCATGGGGGATCTGTACCTGGTAGGCAAGCCGCTGCTGGCGGCCTACAGCGCCTTCCGCTCGGGCCACGCCATGAACAACCAGCTGCTGCGCGCGCTGCTGGCGCAGCCCGATGCGTGGGAGATCACCAGCTTCGACAGCGAGCGCCAGGCCCCCGCAGGGTTCGCCCAGCCCGTGGGCGCCTGGTAG